Proteins from a single region of Acidobacteriota bacterium:
- a CDS encoding CBS domain-containing protein — MGQHKVEETLDERRIQSFTGELLKDLEALDELIRQGAIESGVERMGLEQELFLIDRNGRPAPCGPELLAAVDDPRLTTELARFNLEANLPPKALGGSFLRELEDELTAILAMIATAGEAQGVRPLLTGILPSLRLDDLGLHNMTPLPRYRQLNDALAASRGGDFSVYIRGRDLLELRVEHVMFEAANTSLQLHLQSSADEIPHQYNLAQAITAPLLAAAVNSPVLFGRRLWHESRVALFESAVDARSRAERKRGKHPRVTFGSDWLHQSALELFRDTVARFPVILACDPKQSDGPPALAALNLHNGTVWRWNRICYGVADGVAHLRIENRVLPAGPTVLDEVANAALFYGLMKAFQGTAREIPSRLAFDDARGNFIKAARLGPTAELVWLDGQRCSARELLLDELLPAADAGLEEIGVPAEERQRYLGTIEQRLLQDRTGARWLMEAFSQPGASAPALCRRLEQHQSSGEPIHRWPAPTAEQPPRRSLCIADVMTQDVFTVKPKDIADLATSMMTWKHFRHVPVEASDGRLVGLLSHRALLELGRKGRTDGAIAAEEIMDPEPLRVPPDLALLEAIRLLLDQRRGCLLVVDDNQHLIGIATEHDLLKALLGWVA; from the coding sequence ATGGGCCAGCACAAGGTCGAAGAGACCCTCGACGAACGCCGCATCCAGAGCTTCACCGGTGAGCTCTTGAAAGATCTCGAAGCGCTGGACGAGCTGATCCGACAAGGGGCCATCGAGTCCGGGGTCGAGCGCATGGGGCTGGAACAGGAGCTCTTCCTGATCGACCGGAACGGCCGCCCGGCACCTTGCGGCCCCGAGCTCCTCGCAGCGGTCGATGACCCACGCCTGACCACCGAGCTGGCGCGCTTCAACCTCGAAGCCAATCTGCCTCCCAAGGCTCTCGGCGGCAGCTTCTTGCGCGAGCTCGAGGACGAGCTGACGGCGATCCTGGCGATGATCGCGACGGCGGGCGAAGCGCAGGGAGTACGCCCGCTGTTGACCGGCATCCTGCCCAGCCTTCGGCTCGACGATCTCGGTCTCCACAACATGACGCCGCTGCCGCGCTACCGCCAGCTCAACGACGCCCTCGCGGCCAGCCGAGGAGGCGACTTCTCGGTCTACATCCGGGGTCGTGATCTGCTCGAGCTGCGCGTCGAGCACGTCATGTTCGAGGCCGCCAACACCAGCCTCCAGCTCCACCTGCAGTCGTCGGCCGACGAGATTCCACACCAGTACAACCTGGCACAGGCGATCACCGCACCGCTACTGGCCGCCGCCGTCAACTCACCGGTCCTCTTCGGGCGCCGCCTGTGGCACGAGTCCCGCGTCGCCCTCTTCGAGAGCGCCGTCGACGCCCGCAGCCGGGCGGAAAGGAAACGCGGCAAACACCCGCGGGTGACCTTCGGCAGCGACTGGCTCCACCAATCGGCCCTCGAGCTGTTCCGCGACACGGTGGCCCGCTTCCCGGTGATCCTGGCCTGTGATCCCAAACAGTCGGACGGGCCGCCGGCGCTGGCGGCCCTCAATTTGCACAACGGCACCGTCTGGCGCTGGAACCGCATCTGCTACGGCGTTGCCGACGGGGTGGCTCATCTGCGAATCGAAAACCGCGTCCTGCCGGCCGGACCGACGGTCCTCGACGAGGTCGCCAACGCCGCCCTCTTCTACGGCCTGATGAAGGCTTTTCAAGGCACCGCCCGGGAGATTCCGTCCCGCCTCGCCTTCGACGACGCTCGCGGCAACTTCATCAAGGCGGCTCGCCTCGGGCCAACCGCCGAGCTGGTCTGGCTCGATGGCCAACGATGTTCGGCCCGCGAGCTGTTGCTCGACGAGCTCTTGCCGGCAGCCGATGCCGGCCTCGAAGAGATCGGCGTACCGGCTGAGGAGCGCCAGCGCTACCTTGGAACGATCGAGCAGCGGCTACTCCAGGACCGCACCGGCGCTCGCTGGTTGATGGAAGCCTTTTCGCAGCCGGGGGCTTCGGCTCCGGCCCTCTGTCGGCGGCTCGAGCAGCATCAATCGTCGGGCGAACCGATCCATCGCTGGCCGGCACCGACAGCGGAGCAGCCACCGCGGCGGTCGCTCTGCATCGCCGACGTGATGACCCAGGACGTCTTCACCGTCAAGCCGAAGGACATCGCCGATCTCGCCACCTCGATGATGACCTGGAAGCACTTCCGCCACGTTCCGGTGGAAGCGTCCGATGGCCGGCTGGTGGGCCTGCTCTCCCATCGCGCCCTGCTCGAGCTAGGCCGCAAGGGGCGGACCGATGGTGCCATCGCCGCCGAGGAGATCATGGACCCGGAGCCGCTCCGCGTGCCGCCGGACCTGGCCTTGCTCGAGGCCATCCGCCTGCTGCTCGACCAGCGTCGCGGCTGCCTCCTGGTGGTCGATGACAACCAGCACCTGATCGGAATCGCCACCGAGCACGACCTGCTGAAAGCCCTCCTCGGCTGGGTCGCCTAG
- the nth gene encoding endonuclease III — MGRVEKAAKILAILDHLYPEVPIPLDHTDSYTLLIAVLLSAQTTDKKVNEVTPDLFARAATPAVMAAVPVEEIHHLIRQIGLANNKAKNIRRLSEILVAEHDGEVPESFEALEALPGVGHKTASVVMSQAFGVPAFPVDTHIHRLAARWGLSNGKNVVKTEEDLKKAFPRQSWNRAHLQIIYFGREHCPARFHDLDGCLICSWAATKKRKAEEHARLPAKRRR, encoded by the coding sequence ATGGGACGCGTAGAGAAAGCTGCCAAGATCCTCGCGATTCTCGATCACCTCTACCCCGAGGTGCCGATTCCCCTCGACCATACGGACTCCTACACGCTGCTGATCGCGGTGCTTTTGTCGGCCCAGACCACCGACAAGAAGGTCAACGAGGTGACCCCCGATCTCTTCGCCCGGGCGGCGACACCGGCGGTGATGGCGGCGGTCCCGGTGGAGGAGATCCACCACCTCATCCGGCAGATCGGTCTGGCCAACAACAAGGCCAAGAATATTCGGCGACTGAGCGAGATCCTGGTCGCCGAGCACGATGGCGAGGTGCCCGAGAGCTTCGAGGCCCTGGAGGCTCTTCCCGGGGTCGGCCACAAGACCGCCTCGGTGGTGATGTCCCAGGCCTTCGGCGTTCCCGCCTTTCCGGTGGACACTCACATCCATCGTCTGGCGGCCCGCTGGGGGTTGTCCAACGGCAAGAACGTCGTCAAGACCGAGGAAGACCTCAAGAAAGCCTTCCCGCGGCAGAGCTGGAACCGGGCTCACCTGCAGATCATCTACTTCGGCCGCGAGCACTGCCCGGCGCGCTTTCACGATCTCGACGGCTGCTTGATTTGCTCCTGGGCGGCGACCAAGAAGCGCAAGGCCGAAGAGCACGCCAGGCTGCCGGCCAAGCGCCGGCGCTGA
- a CDS encoding methyltransferase domain-containing protein, with product MIRLVLRAISASRLSRVAGDYRALVEAMPADRLERIEATFLQSGETLGKAKYLTKRNAYLRRSLSRAIGLGLHRGPRRRILDLGSGAGYFLRVCEHFGHHAVGLDLPPTADEPAEDQRTHRLYAELIAAFELERVFHRILPRQPLPATLAGPYDLITANQASFHYFRLETPWGFRGLARLLRGSAATLGRRRQAVDPAQSHSR from the coding sequence TTGATTCGCCTGGTCTTGCGCGCCATCTCGGCCTCGCGCCTGAGCCGCGTCGCCGGCGACTACCGGGCGCTGGTCGAGGCCATGCCGGCGGATCGGCTCGAGCGCATCGAGGCGACCTTTCTCCAGTCCGGTGAGACCCTCGGCAAGGCCAAGTACCTCACCAAACGGAATGCCTACCTGCGCCGCAGCCTGAGCCGCGCCATCGGCCTCGGCCTGCATCGCGGGCCACGGCGCCGCATTCTCGACCTCGGCAGCGGCGCCGGCTACTTCCTGAGGGTTTGCGAGCACTTCGGCCATCATGCCGTCGGCCTCGACCTGCCGCCGACGGCCGACGAGCCGGCCGAGGATCAGCGCACTCATCGCCTGTACGCGGAGCTCATCGCCGCCTTCGAGCTCGAGCGGGTATTCCACCGCATCCTGCCGCGCCAACCGCTCCCGGCAACCCTTGCCGGCCCCTACGACCTGATCACCGCCAACCAGGCCTCGTTCCACTACTTCCGCCTCGAGACCCCTTGGGGCTTTCGCGGCCTGGCGCGACTTCTTCGAGGATCTGCGGCCACGCTTGGCCGTCGGCGGCAGGCTGTCGATCCTGCTCAATCGCACTCCCGGTGA
- a CDS encoding PaaI family thioesterase: protein MESFNSALGLRPGDDGTSVVLATRPEHQVAPGTIHFAVLATLAEVSAAQAVAAGVVPVNVNLSLMRRAAPGTLVGRGKVLKRGRTMAFTEGEVYQDDKLVAKAAVTFAVLS from the coding sequence ATGGAAAGCTTCAACTCCGCCCTCGGACTACGCCCAGGGGACGACGGAACGTCGGTCGTCCTCGCCACCCGCCCGGAGCACCAGGTCGCTCCCGGCACCATCCACTTCGCCGTCCTCGCCACCCTCGCCGAAGTCTCGGCAGCCCAGGCCGTTGCCGCCGGCGTGGTGCCGGTCAACGTCAACCTCAGCCTGATGCGGCGCGCCGCTCCAGGCACCCTGGTGGGCCGCGGCAAGGTCCTCAAGCGAGGCCGCACCATGGCCTTCACCGAAGGCGAGGTCTATCAGGACGACAAGCTGGTCGCCAAGGCTGCGGTGACCTTCGCGGTGTTGAGCTGA
- a CDS encoding HAD family acid phosphatase, protein MRFLIPAILTVLSVGCASIPGLGGGKTAPAEPLPAPVSGESGEEPAPQPATPDPATPQPAAPDPAASQPAASEEAAEPFPPLEDSVHWVRNSAEYRALVLQTFRLALERVEELAAGRDAGTWAVALDGDESVISNAQYEKEIGADGHGPAAWDAWVRRREATPLPGALEFLQTVRRLGGRIAIVTNRREVHCPDTRANFVAQQIPFDVILCRVDSGEKEPRWEQVVAGTATPGLAPAEILVWVGDAITDFPDLDQESRFAGDEAFAAFGDRFFIMPNPMYGSWTRNPRQ, encoded by the coding sequence ATGCGCTTTTTGATTCCTGCGATTCTGACCGTTCTCTCGGTGGGTTGTGCCAGCATTCCAGGCTTGGGGGGCGGCAAGACGGCGCCTGCAGAGCCCTTGCCGGCACCGGTGTCCGGGGAATCCGGCGAGGAGCCGGCGCCTCAGCCGGCCACGCCTGATCCGGCCACGCCTCAGCCGGCCGCGCCTGATCCGGCCGCGTCTCAGCCAGCCGCATCCGAGGAGGCCGCCGAGCCCTTTCCGCCGCTCGAGGACTCGGTGCACTGGGTGCGCAACTCGGCCGAGTACCGGGCCCTCGTGCTGCAGACCTTTCGCCTCGCCCTCGAGCGCGTCGAAGAGCTCGCCGCCGGCCGGGATGCCGGCACCTGGGCCGTTGCGCTCGATGGCGACGAGTCGGTGATCAGCAACGCGCAGTACGAGAAAGAGATCGGCGCAGATGGCCATGGCCCCGCTGCTTGGGATGCCTGGGTTCGCCGGCGGGAGGCCACGCCGCTGCCGGGAGCCCTCGAGTTTCTGCAGACGGTGCGGCGCCTCGGCGGGCGCATCGCCATCGTCACCAATCGGCGGGAGGTGCACTGCCCCGACACCCGCGCCAACTTCGTGGCGCAACAGATTCCCTTCGACGTCATTTTGTGTCGCGTCGATTCCGGCGAGAAGGAGCCGCGCTGGGAGCAGGTGGTGGCCGGAACGGCCACTCCCGGCCTGGCGCCGGCGGAGATCCTGGTGTGGGTGGGGGATGCGATCACCGACTTCCCGGACCTCGACCAGGAATCCCGCTTCGCCGGCGACGAGGCCTTTGCCGCCTTCGGGGATCGCTTCTTCATCATGCCCAATCCGATGTACGGCAGCTGGACCCGCAATCCGCGCCAGTGA
- the hemW gene encoding radical SAM family heme chaperone HemW, whose protein sequence is MKPMGSQTPSAAGLYVHVPFCSAVCPYCDFAVTTGGAPSYRRFVDALEREIARYADDGWRFDTVYFGGGTPSALAADDLAHLFATLRRSFDLAPNARWHFEANPEDVNSQSLAAWRDLGVDFLSLGVQTFDNEYLTFLGRRHSRQDARRALALALGSGFDTVSADLIFGLPEQTPERFARDLDEIVALAPSHVSCYQLTIHEGTPFAHRQQRGELEEMPEPAQGELFLLTHRRLAEAGLEAYEVSNFARGEASRSAHNQKYWNHTPYLGLGPSAHSFDGRRRWWNQRRLGPWRARLDRGESPVAEHEDLEPRDLALEALMLGLRTVDGMSYEAFRQRYGFDFEQPNTARIAAWQDRGLVQRRPDAFCATLEGLAVADSLVRELDLTALEG, encoded by the coding sequence ATGAAGCCGATGGGGAGCCAAACACCGTCCGCAGCCGGGCTCTACGTCCACGTGCCCTTCTGCTCGGCCGTCTGCCCCTACTGCGATTTCGCCGTCACCACCGGCGGTGCGCCGAGCTATCGGCGCTTCGTCGACGCCCTCGAACGGGAGATTGCGCGGTACGCCGACGACGGCTGGCGCTTCGACACCGTCTACTTCGGCGGCGGCACTCCATCGGCCCTCGCCGCCGACGATCTGGCGCACCTCTTCGCCACCCTCCGTCGCAGCTTCGACCTGGCACCGAACGCCCGCTGGCACTTCGAGGCCAATCCTGAAGACGTCAACTCGCAGAGCCTGGCCGCCTGGCGCGACCTCGGGGTGGACTTCCTGAGCCTCGGCGTTCAGACCTTCGACAACGAGTACCTGACCTTCCTCGGCCGCAGGCATTCCCGCCAGGATGCCCGCCGGGCCCTCGCCCTCGCCCTCGGCAGCGGTTTCGATACGGTCTCCGCCGACCTCATCTTCGGCCTACCGGAGCAGACCCCAGAGCGCTTCGCGAGGGATCTCGACGAAATCGTGGCGCTGGCTCCGAGCCACGTCTCCTGCTATCAGCTCACCATCCACGAAGGCACTCCCTTCGCCCACCGCCAGCAGCGCGGCGAGCTCGAGGAGATGCCGGAGCCGGCCCAAGGAGAGCTCTTTCTGCTCACCCACCGGCGCCTGGCGGAGGCCGGCCTCGAAGCCTACGAGGTGTCGAACTTCGCCCGCGGCGAGGCCAGCCGGTCGGCCCACAACCAGAAGTACTGGAATCACACGCCCTACCTCGGCCTGGGGCCGTCGGCCCACTCCTTCGACGGTCGTCGCCGCTGGTGGAACCAACGCCGCCTCGGCCCCTGGAGGGCCCGCCTCGATCGCGGCGAGTCGCCGGTCGCCGAGCACGAAGACCTCGAACCGCGAGACCTCGCCCTTGAGGCCTTGATGCTCGGCCTACGGACCGTCGATGGAATGAGCTACGAGGCCTTTCGGCAGCGCTACGGCTTCGACTTCGAGCAGCCCAACACAGCCCGCATCGCCGCCTGGCAGGACCGCGGCTTGGTACAGCGCCGACCGGATGCCTTCTGCGCCACCCTCGAGGGTCTGGCGGTGGCCGACAGCTTGGTGCGCGAGCTCGATCTCACAGCACTGGAAGGCTGA
- a CDS encoding DMT family transporter, with product MPIAHAGELAALATASCWVATALAFEAAGRRIGSLTVNLLRLLIAIALGALAAWWLRGQVLPLDATAHAWGWLALSGLVGFTFGDLCLFRAFVVLGPRLSTLMMALAPPLTVVVGWSVLGETMSGRDLLGMTLTVVGVAWAILDRGAATPAAKEAPRTTLWGVALGFGGALGQAVGLVLSKLGMGDYDPFAATQIRVLAGTVGYVVLFTLLRRWRQVGRSLGDRRALAFTSVGAFFGPFLGVSLSLVAIRYTTTGVAASLMATTPILIIPVVVLLGRERVRLGGWLGAVVAVAGVVLLFG from the coding sequence ATGCCTATTGCCCACGCCGGCGAGCTCGCCGCCCTCGCCACCGCCTCTTGCTGGGTGGCGACGGCCCTGGCCTTCGAGGCCGCCGGGCGGCGGATCGGCTCTCTGACGGTCAACCTGCTGCGTTTGCTGATCGCCATCGCCCTGGGAGCGCTGGCCGCCTGGTGGCTGCGCGGGCAGGTGCTGCCCCTCGACGCCACCGCCCACGCCTGGGGGTGGCTTGCCCTCTCGGGGCTGGTGGGTTTCACCTTCGGCGACCTCTGTCTGTTTCGCGCCTTCGTGGTGCTGGGGCCGCGCCTGTCGACGCTGATGATGGCTCTCGCGCCGCCCTTGACGGTGGTGGTCGGTTGGTCGGTTTTGGGCGAGACCATGTCGGGACGGGATCTGCTCGGCATGACCCTGACGGTGGTCGGCGTCGCCTGGGCGATTCTCGATCGCGGCGCCGCGACCCCGGCGGCGAAGGAAGCTCCGAGAACGACCCTCTGGGGAGTTGCCCTGGGCTTCGGCGGAGCCTTGGGCCAGGCCGTCGGCTTGGTGCTCAGCAAGCTCGGGATGGGCGACTACGACCCTTTTGCCGCCACCCAGATCCGGGTGCTGGCAGGCACCGTCGGTTATGTCGTGCTGTTCACCCTGCTGCGTCGCTGGCGCCAGGTCGGTCGATCCCTGGGTGATCGCCGAGCTCTCGCCTTCACCTCCGTCGGCGCCTTCTTCGGGCCCTTCCTCGGCGTTTCCCTCTCCCTGGTGGCGATTCGCTACACCACCACCGGCGTCGCCGCCAGCCTGATGGCGACCACCCCGATTCTGATCATCCCGGTGGTGGTGCTCCTCGGTCGAGAGCGGGTGCGCCTGGGCGGCTGGCTCGGCGCCGTGGTGGCCGTGGCCGGAGTGGTGCTGCTGTTCGGCTGA
- a CDS encoding Smr/MutS family protein, giving the protein MTKDDDFLRAMRGVEKLPQGVDRVTPAKPKRSPEGDRRPVPRFDVRTFGEQVEGLAPGVDSRRLRILRSSSGSVRVDLHGMSEAPARQATLAALERARDHEERTALIIHGRGRHSDGQPVLKSAVVEWLTSAPAGRWVVCFCSAPPSAGGAGATLVLLRPHRARRSRR; this is encoded by the coding sequence ATGACCAAGGATGACGATTTCCTGCGCGCCATGCGCGGTGTCGAGAAGCTGCCGCAAGGGGTAGATCGGGTGACACCGGCGAAGCCCAAGCGTTCGCCCGAGGGTGACCGGAGGCCGGTGCCGCGGTTCGACGTCCGCACCTTCGGCGAACAGGTCGAAGGCCTCGCCCCGGGGGTCGATTCCCGTCGCTTGCGGATTCTGCGGTCCTCCTCCGGGTCGGTGCGGGTCGACCTCCATGGCATGTCCGAGGCGCCGGCGCGGCAGGCCACGCTGGCGGCCCTCGAGCGCGCCCGCGACCACGAAGAGCGCACCGCCTTGATCATTCACGGGCGAGGCCGTCACTCGGACGGCCAGCCAGTGCTCAAATCGGCCGTCGTCGAGTGGCTGACCTCCGCTCCGGCCGGCCGCTGGGTGGTCTGTTTCTGCTCGGCGCCGCCGTCCGCCGGCGGGGCCGGTGCCACTCTGGTTCTCCTCCGTCCTCACCGCGCCCGTCGCTCTCGGCGTTAG